A genomic segment from Oncorhynchus clarkii lewisi isolate Uvic-CL-2024 chromosome 12, UVic_Ocla_1.0, whole genome shotgun sequence encodes:
- the LOC139421668 gene encoding E3 ubiquitin-protein ligase RBBP6-like isoform X3 — translation MSCVHYKFSSKLNYDTVTFDGLNITLADLKRQIMGRERLKAVDCGLQITNAQTKEEYKDDEALISKNSSVIIRRIPIGGVKASSKMYNIERFSEQNHFPVQNLPVGSSKGDRSSEHCHFSIGSSKGIDDHASSISLAQLSKTANLAEANASEDDKIRAMMSQSNHDYDPIHYVKKLTGPPPANYTCYRCGKNGHHIRNCPTNGKEKGFEPPQRIKKSTGIPRSFMKEVDDPSIKGAMLTNTGHYAIPTIDAEAYALGKKERPPFVPRDQSSSEEDEDPVPDELLCLLCKDLMTDAVVIPCCGNSYCDDCIRTSLLESEEHVCPTCSQSNVSPDALIANKFLRQAVNNFKNETGYTKRMMTRVAQPPVVPTPPLQPQSRPQCPLQPIRSQQDPLMPRPPALDTPPLAQQQVGPPLRVGNHNNSSHMAAGSSYNSTGPSPQHPTNHNNTLMLKEPESGGVQSVVVSADPPLATAPMTKEYHVPVMSQPQSDSHSLQRTGPPPRLSEGPAHWDRYSPSGRGRNHSDRAPPSQPPPTNVPPLLYNPPSIFSSPLPHPPGVIPPHYPPPHFPPGQQPPSSYSLPPPGYPPTPGVTNPPWAPPNTQPPLTGKPIPSSSFLSKDEFYRQQKRLKDNSDCRYGNREKSKLDEFTNDFAKELLEYRKIQKERRRSYSRSRSSYSSSSYSKSRSRSRSYSRSSSRSRSRSRSRSRSRSRSYSRSSPYSRRHGRPRGYRSRSRGYRRSRSPPPFRDGGGAGRGRGRGRGYRSRSRSPGQGGYRTHTPPPPSSRKPAAAGAPPEGERKYPGRTRERDWEPAVYERGPEHKDPYERERYREWEKEYREWYEKYFKNYNSHNPPPNNPPAYRGRPPLGFAPAPVAPPAGRDRDPYNPPPPSDFYPSPRHRLDRGSSPFSRGRRRGEGFPPPPSHPSPRGRNQPMTYQEKCAEQFGTLPLSRSANQDHQTPLKVAKGDRDPSSSVASPAVTVTSDLKEQKHRKRKKRKTEQGRGGGESFSASDSTDDARKEEKEEKKKRTGSTPVGSSSHDDSTPVRDEPIDSDASDSVPDKADRWTRDSKEEEVRRKSDRVYKRGPDSSVARKDSSSKRWKTVRETDRDQTGTYRDQTGTYRDQTGAYRDQIGADRDQIGADRDQTGTDGLAYQKTSLTEPSAKRVKDESIPFQPDSCTSLQREMELQHPAPLASAPKLPPPKPHADQLDTVRINPDSFKPVRTDPDQFKPVRTDPDQFKPVRTDPDQFKPVRTDPDQFKPVRTDPDQFKPVRTDPDQFNTVRTDPDQFKPVRTGPDQFKPFRTDLDHSRPAKEEQRGKRDPGFRQDRGSGREDKPRREADIRVGREQERDPGKAPDTKSEKRRRRRKEEEEEKRKTRKEERSMSDKEMEVPRIKSPGVELTETVQPCNLKRDVEEERERASVRPLMESGTKGGEPQRKIKTNREEGRRTGKLAGVAGTEAANQSSYIKGSVERSKAKRNRKVPVSDGPGTTVDYTSPPGGSSPVCGDGSEGRAEQRKTVVKTLEEYTNDSSAPADGHIVLIQVPRSKWEKEDYESEEEEGGGVRVKLRPLLTPSLPFPPGPHITVTTETEAVRRKERDCTFPKPEITMSPSSGRDREDGLQGGKHSGDPSEKDGETERKRDQLKEKEQERERDNERDRERAKEREREREHSRASDKDMDRPRKIPSSSSSQRPERREREGERTGERGIDHISEKSSSQRPERERRERGGERTGERGSDHISEKSSSQRPERERRERGGERTGERGSDHISEKSSSQRPERERREREGERTVERGSNHISEKSSSQRPERERGGERTGERGSDHSSEKSSSSSSHSYSRDRKPFSSSRDHKATSDPRAREHRDHKHKDHNDQNSSTVDRNTNSTDRRPLDDQETTREHRDRLDPKHKDHRELGSASPVSKRAPPPSDPSSSSTQRSQGSSEPTGPSESSPGRDTTQDRYPSPQVSISVENQPGRGKAEGEEPRVERSSAGRQSQQASLGNLEKEMSGGKPHQHPASLLQPPRTDNRAGVPRAVRERERKKERERQMQKMREKMEKERDEEGDKEVNREKERERGVDGEKERERGVDREKERERGVDREKERERGVDREKERERGVDREKERERGVDREKERERGVDREKERERGVDREKERERGVDREKERERGVDREKERERGVDREERERGVDREKERERGVGREKERERGVSREKERGRENPKVRPPPSAPSSRPPPSVPSSRPPPSVPSSRSPPSVPSSRPPPSVPSSRTPPPVPSSRPPPSVPSSRTPPDLVRETDEAFEPDYSEGEISEGEEEGERAVEGERAVEGERAVEGERVEGERAVEGERVEGERAVEGESGRSRSSSASSVGSLGNKKDKKKKDRKEKKKQKKKKKKKDRKQRRQGSLDSEEGEITGLKHKHKKKNKEKEDNEREEEEEVEERRGEDQMASVAL, via the exons tGAGCGTTTTTCAGAACAGAATCACTTCCCCGTTCAGAACCTCCCCGTCGGATCCTCCAAAGGAGATCGTTCTTCAGAACACTGTCACTTTTCCATTGGATCCTCCAAAGGA ATTGATGATCATGCTTCATCAATATCACTGGCCCAACTTTCAAAG ACGGCGAACCTGGCGGAGGCCAACGCATCGGAGGACGACAAGATCAGAGCCATGATGTCACAGTCCAATCACGACTACGACCCCATACA TTATGTGAAGAAGTTGACCGGTCCCCCTCCAGCCAACTACACCTGTTATCGCTGTGGCAAGAACGGACATCACATCAGGAACTGTCCTACTAACGGG aaggaGAAAGGGTTTGAGCCGCCCCAGAGGATCAAGAAGAGTACCGGCATCCCCCGTTCCTTCATGAAGGAAGTGGACGACCCGTCTATAAAGGGAGCCATGTTGACCAACACCGGCCACTACGCCATCCCTACGATAGACGC TGAGGCCTACGCTTTAGGTAAGAAGGAGAGGCCTCCGTTCGTCCCCAGGGACCAGTCCAGTTCCGAGGAGGACGAGGATCCAGTCCCTGATGAGctcctctgtctgctctgtaAAGACCTGATGACTGACGCTGTGGTCATTCCCTGCTGTGGCAACTCCTACTGCGACGACT gtatccGTACGTCTCTGCTGGAGTCAGAGGAACATGTGTGTCCCACCTGTAGCCAATCGAATGTCTCCCCTGATGCTCTCATAGCCAATAAGTTCCTGCGCCAG gcgGTAAATAACTTTAAGAATGAGACAGGTTACACCAAACGCATGATGACGAGAGTAGCCCAGCCCCCCGTCgtccctacccctcctcttcagCCTCAGTCCCGCCCTCAGTGCCCGCTCCAGCCTATCAGGAGCCAGCAGGACCCTCTTATGCCCCGCCCTCCAGCCTTAGACACGCCACCATTGGCTCAGCAGCAGGTTGGCCCGCCCCTCAG AGTCGGGAACCATAATAACTCCTCCCACATGGCTGCTGGCTCCTCCTATAACTCAACGGGCCCCTCCCCCCAGCACCCAACCAATCACAACAACACGCTTATGCTAAA agagccagagagtggAGGAGTTCAGTCTGTGGTGGTCTCAGCCGACCCCCCTCTAGCCACTGCCCCCATGACcaag GAATACCATGTTCCAGTGATGAGCCAACCCCAGTCTGACAGTCACTCCCTGCAGAGGACAG GTCCTCCTCCCAGACTTTCTGAAGGACCAGCCCATTGGGAcaggtacag cccctccGGTCGTGGCAGGAACCATAGCGACCGCgcccctccctcccagcctccgCCCACCAACGTGCCACCCCTTCTCTACAACCCTCCCtccattttctcctctcctcttccccatcccccAGGTGTCATACCCCCCCACTACCCCCCTCCCCACTTCCCCCCGGGGCAACAGCCCCCCTCCAGCTACTCCCTGCCCCCTCCTGGATACCCCCCTACCCCAGGAGTCACCAACCCCCCCTGGGCGCCCCCCAACACCCAGCCCCCCCTCACCGGGAAGCCaatcccctcctcttccttcctgtccAAGGATGAGTTCTACAGACAACAGAAGAGGCTGAAGGATAA CTCCGACTGTCGCTACGGTAACCGGGAAAAGTCCAAGCTGGATGAGTTCACCAACGACTTTGCCAAGGAGCTGCTGGAGTACAGAAAGatccagaaggagaggagacgctCTTATTCCAG gtctAGGTCGTCCTACAGTAGCTCATCCTACTCCAAATCCCGTTCCCGTTCTCGTTCGTACTCCCGTTCCTCCAGTCGATCCAGATCCCGTTCCAGATCCCGTTCCAGATCCCGTTCCAGGTCTTACTCCCGCTCCTCTCCGTACTCCCGCCGCCACGGACGACCTCGCGGCTACCGCTCCCGTTCCCGTGGCTACCGCCGATCACGCTCGCCGCCGCCTTTCAGGGACGGTGGAGGGGCGGGACGGGGGAGAGGACGGGGACGAGGTTACCGGTCGCGCTCTAGATCACCTGGCCAAGGGGGGTACCGGACCCACACTCCTCCACCCCCAAGCTCCCGGAAGCCTGCCGCTGCTGGAGCGCCACCGGAGGGTGAGAGGAAGTACCCGGGCCGGACCCGGGAGAGGGATTGGGAGCCGGCAGTGTACGAACGGGGTCCAGAGCACAAAGACCCGTACGAGAGGGAGAGGTACCGGGAGTGGGAGAAGGAGTACAGAGAATGGTATGAGAAATACTTCAAAAACTACAACTCCCACAACCCTCCTCCCAATAACCCCCCCGCCTACAGGGGCCGACCCCCCCTTGGTTTCGCCCCCgcccctgtggcacccccagccGGACGAGACAGAGACCCCTACAACCCTCCTCCACCCTCAGACTTCTACCCCTCCCCCCGACACCGCCTGGACCGTGGATCCTCCCCCTTCAGTCGAGGGAGGAGGCGAGGTGAGGgctttccccctcccccctcacacCCCTCCCCCAGGGGCAGGAACCAGCCAATGACTTACCAGGAGAAGTGTGCtgagcagtttggaactctgccGCTGTCCCGGTCAGCCAATCAGGATCATCAGACGCCACTGAAGGTCGCAAAGGGTGACAGAGATCCGTCGTCGAGCGTCGCCTCTCCCGCGGTCACTGTGACCTCCGACCTGAAAGAGCAGAagcacaggaagaggaagaagaggaagactgagcaggggagagggggaggggagtccTTCAGTGCTTCTGACTCTACGGACGACGCTCggaaagaagagaaggaggagaagaagaagagaaccgGGAGTACTCCCGTTGGTTCGTCAAGCCATGACGACTCCACCCCAGTACGGGACGAGCCAATAGACAGCGACGCCTCAGACTCAGTCCCGGACAAAGCTGATAGGTGGACCAGGGACAGTAAGGAGGAGGAAGTGAGGAGAAAGAGTGACAGAGTTTATAAACGCGGACCGGACTCCAGCGTAGCGAGGAAAGACTCATCGTCCAAGAGATGGAAGACCGTTAGAGAGACAGACCGGGACCAGACCGGTACATACCGGGACCAGACCGGTACATACCGGGACCAGACCGGTGCATACCGGGACCAGATCGGTGCAGACCGGGACCAGATCGGTGCAGACCGGGACCAGACCGGTACAGACGGTTTAGCCTACCAGAAGACTTCTCTAACAGAACCGTCAGCCAAACGGGTCAAAGATGAATCTATTCCCTTCCAACCAGACTCTTGCACCTCCCtccagagagagatggaactcCAACACCCTGCGCCCCTAGCATCAGCTCCCAAACTACCTCCTCCTAAACCCCACGCAGACCAGCTTGACACAGTCAGAATCAACCCAGACTCATTCAAACCTGTCAGAACTGACCCAGACCAGTTTAAACCTGTCAGAACTGACCCAGACCAGTTTAAACCTGTCAGAACTGACCCAGACCAGTTTAAACCTGTCAGAACCGACCCAGACCAGTTTAAACCTGTCAGAACCGACCCAGACCAGTTTAAACCTGTCAGAACCGACCCAGACCAGTTCAACACAGTTAGAACCGACCCAGACCAGTTTAAACCGGTTAGAACCGGCCCGGATCAGTTTAAACCGTTCAGAACCGACCTGGACCATTCCAGACCAGCcaaggaggagcagagagggaagagagatccAGGGTTTCGGCAGGACAGGGGCTCAGGGAGAGAGGACAAGCCCAGGAGAGAGGCTGACATCAGGGTGggtagagaacaggagagagacccTGGCAAAGCTCCAGACACCAAGtctgagaagaggaggaggaggaggaaggaggaggaggaggagaagaggaagacgagaaaggaggagaggagtatgTCTGATAAGGAGATGGAGGTGCCCCGAATCAAATCACCCGGAGTGGAGCTCACCGAGACCGTACAACCCTGCAACCTCAAACGTGACgtcgaggaggagagggagagggcttcCGTAAGGCCTCTGATGGAGAGCGGGACGAAAGGAGGAGAACCTCAGAGGAAGATTAAGACCAacagagaagaagggaggaggaccgGCAAGCTTGCGGGCGTGGCCGGAACAGAGGCAGCCAATCAGAGCAGCTATATCAAGGGAAGCGTGGAGAGGAGCAAAGCCAAGAGGAACCGTAAGGTCCCAGTGTCCGACGGACCGGGAACCACCGTGGACTACACCAG TCCCCCAGGGGGCAGTAGTCCTGTGTGTGGCGATGGATCagagggcagagcagagcagaggaagaCTGTCGTTAAAACACTGGAGGAATACACCAATGACAGCTCGGCACCTGCTGACGGTCATATAGTACTCATACAG GTCCCTCGCTCCAAGTGGGAGAAGGAGGACTACGaatcagaggaagaggaaggaggaggggtcagGGTTAAACTCCGCCCCCTGCTCACCCCCTCCCTGCCTTTCCCCCCTGGACCCCACATCACCGTGACGACGGAGACGGAGGCAGTgcgaaggaaagagagggactgTACCTTTCCCAAGCCAGAGATAACTATGTCCCCCTCTAGtggcagagacagagaagacggCCTGCAGGGTGGAAAACACTCCGGAGACCCTTCTGAGaaagacggagagacggagagaaagagagatcagtTAAAGGAAAAGGagcaggagagggaaagggataaCGAACGGGACAGAGAGcgggcgaaagagagagaaagagagagggaacacaGCCGTGCTTCTGACAAAGATATGGACAGACCGAGAAAgattccctcttcctcttcctctcagcggccggagaggagagagagagaaggagagaggactggggagagagggatcGACCACATCAGTGAGAAGAGCTCCTCTCAGCGGccggagcgagagagaagagagagaggaggagagaggactggggagagagggagcgaccaCATCAGTGAGAAGAGCTCCTCTCAGCGGccggagcgagagaggagagagagaggaggagagaggactggggagagagggagcgaccaCATCAGTGAGAAGAGCTCCTCTCAGCGGccggagcgagagaggagagagagagaaggagagaggactgtggagagagggagcaacCACATCAGTGAGAAGAGCTCCTCTCAGCGgccggagcgagagagaggaggagagaggactggggagagagggagcgaccaCAGCAGCGAAAAgagctcctcttcctcctcacacTCTTACTCACGAGATCGTAAACCTTTTTCTTCTTCCAGGGACCACAAAGCGACCTCTGACCCCAGAGCCAGGGAGCACAGAGACCACAAACATAAAGACCACAACGACCAGAACTCCTCCACCGTTGACCGTAACACCAACTCTACTGACCGTAGACCACTAGACGACCAGGAGACCACCAGAGAACACAGAGACCGCCTCGACCCCAAACACAAAGACCACAGAGAGCTAGGCAGTGCCTCTCCCGTCTCCAAGAGAGCCCCACCCCCATCGgacccctcctcctccagcacCCAGAGATCTCAGGGAAGCTCTGAGCCCACCGGACCTAGCGAAAGCAGCCCTGGCAGGGACACGACGCAGGACAGATACCCCTCTCCTCAGGTCTCCATCTCCGTGGAGAACCAGCCCGGGAGGGGGAAGGCTGAGGGAGAAGAGCCCAGAGTGGAGCGCTCCTCAGCGGGGAGACAGAGCCAACAGGCCAGCCTAGGAAACCTAGAGAAGGAGATGAGTGGTGGAAAGCCCCACCAACACCCAGCCTCACTCCTACAGCCCCCCAGGACTGACAACAGGGCAGGGGTGCCCCgagctgtcagagagagagagagaaagaaagagagagagaggcagatgcaaaagatgagggagaagatggagaaggagagagatgaggagggagataaagaggtcaatagggagaaggagagagagagaggggtcgatggggagaaggagagagagagaggggtcgatagggagaaggagagagagagaggggtcgatagggagaaggagagagagagaggggtcgatagggagaaggagagagagagaggggtcgatagggagaaggagagagagagaggggtcgatagggagaaggagagagagagaggggtcgatagggagaaggagagagagagaggggtggatagggagaaggagagagagagaggggtggatagggagaaggagagagagagaggggtcgatagggagaaggagagagagagaggggtggatagggaggagagagagagaggggtcgatagggagaaggagagagagagaggggtgggtagggagaaggagagagagagaggggtgagtagggagaaggagagagggagggagaacccTAAAGTCAGACCCCCTCCCTCGGCCCCTTCTTCCAGACCTCCTCCCTCGGTCCCTTCTTCCAGACCTCCTCCCTCGGTCCCTTCTTCCAGATCTCCTCCCTCGGTCCCTTCTTCCAGACCTCCTCCCTCGGTCCCTTCTTCCAGAACTCCTCCCCCGGTCCCTTCTTCCAGACCTCCTCCCTCGGTTCCTTCTTCCAGAACTCCTCCTGACCTGGTCAGAGAGACTGATGAGGCCTTCGAACCTGACTACAGCGAGGGAGAGATctcagagggggaggaggaaggagagagagcggtggagggagagagagcggtggagggagagagagcggtggagggagagagagtggagggagagagagcggtggagggagagagagtggagggagagagagcggtggagggagagagcggcAGAAGTCGTAGCAGCAGCGCCAGCTCTGTCGGTAGCCTGGGCAACAAGAAAGACAAGAAGAAGAAAGAtagaaaagagaagaagaaacagaagaagaagaagaagaagaaggatagaaagcagaggagacaggggagcCTGGACTCTGAGGAGGGAGAGATCACGGGactgaaacacaaacacaagaaGAAGAACAAGGAGAAAGAGGAcaatgagagagaagaagaagaggaggtggaggagagaagaggagaagaccAAATGGCTAGCGTAGCCTTATGA